From Desulfomonilia bacterium, one genomic window encodes:
- the purE gene encoding 5-(carboxyamino)imidazole ribonucleotide mutase, producing MKVAIIMGSKSDLPVMEETTAILKQFGVETEMRVLSAHRCPDEVAAFAKAAADNGFSAIIAGAGMAAHLPGVIASYTTLPVIGVPIDASSLDGIDALLSIVQMPPGIPVATVGIGKAGAKNAALLAVEMLALAEPSLKNKLTSFRDDQKKTILAADKEVKNS from the coding sequence ATGAAGGTTGCCATTATAATGGGAAGCAAATCCGACCTGCCGGTAATGGAAGAGACTACCGCTATTCTCAAGCAGTTCGGGGTCGAGACCGAAATGAGGGTGCTTTCCGCACACAGGTGCCCTGATGAAGTTGCCGCGTTCGCAAAAGCCGCAGCAGACAACGGCTTTTCTGCAATAATCGCAGGCGCGGGCATGGCCGCACACCTGCCGGGAGTCATAGCATCATATACGACGCTTCCGGTAATCGGCGTGCCCATAGATGCATCGTCGCTTGACGGCATCGACGCCCTCTTATCAATCGTCCAGATGCCCCCGGGAATACCCGTAGCAACGGTAGGCATCGGAAAAGCCGGAGCCAAGAACGCAGCGCTTCTGGCAGTGGAAATGCTGGCCCTTGCAGAACCGTCTCTCAAAAACAAGCTGACATCTTTCAGGGATGACCAGAAAAAAACCATTCTGGCCGCGGACAAAGAGGTGAAAAACTCCTAG
- a CDS encoding MBL fold metallo-hydrolase: protein MLEIDTFEDITQIRMSREIDGKPVYWVAAYLIDGLLIDTGCFYTADELMNFLSDKNVKLAVNTHFHEDHIGANKILMEKFGIDIFAHPDSAKRISQKIELYPYQETVWGYPEPSVVKPVPETIKTGNYTFQVIETPGHSTGHIALVELSRGWCFSGDIFTREMPKFIRPEEDVSGMIKSMRSLIDLPCERLVLLTSVGKIVIDGRKALSECMAYLSDMASRTKALADEGRDVKDIMDTLFGGEHNFASITNNHYSTYNFVKSLLMCNN, encoded by the coding sequence ATGCTTGAAATAGATACTTTTGAAGATATCACACAAATCAGAATGAGCCGTGAGATCGACGGCAAGCCGGTTTACTGGGTGGCGGCTTATCTGATAGACGGATTGTTGATCGACACCGGATGTTTCTATACGGCTGATGAACTCATGAACTTCCTGAGCGATAAGAATGTAAAGCTTGCGGTCAACACTCATTTTCATGAAGACCACATCGGTGCCAACAAGATTCTCATGGAGAAATTTGGAATCGATATATTCGCTCACCCTGATTCGGCAAAGCGCATCTCTCAAAAGATCGAGCTTTATCCTTATCAGGAAACCGTCTGGGGTTACCCGGAACCGAGTGTGGTAAAACCCGTTCCGGAAACAATCAAAACAGGTAACTATACGTTTCAGGTCATCGAAACCCCGGGCCACAGCACAGGCCATATCGCCCTGGTCGAGCTTTCAAGAGGCTGGTGCTTCTCGGGGGACATATTCACACGCGAAATGCCCAAATTCATAAGGCCCGAGGAAGATGTCAGCGGTATGATAAAATCAATGCGCTCGCTGATAGACCTGCCATGTGAAAGGCTCGTGCTTTTGACCTCGGTCGGCAAGATCGTCATCGATGGAAGAAAAGCCCTTTCCGAATGCATGGCCTACCTGTCCGACATGGCATCCAGGACAAAAGCGCTTGCAGATGAAGGCCGTGATGTGAAAGACATCATGGACACACTTTTCGGCGGCGAACACAACTTCGCCTCGATTACGAATAACCACTATTCGACTTATAATTTTGTCAAGTCATTGCTGATGTGTAATAATTAA
- the purD gene encoding phosphoribosylamine--glycine ligase: MKVLVIGSGGREHALCWKIAKSPLVDTVFCAPGNGGIEIDAECVNIGVSDFASLIKFVRSNDIGLTVVGPEVPLSEGIVDVFAAEGLKIFGPDRKAAQLEGSKVFSKEAMKEFCIPTAQFCTFNDYDSAKDYVGKACFDLVVKADGLAAGKGVIVTCDKDEAFRALDEVMLDKAYGSAGNSVVLEEKLIGEEASFIAICDGENIVPLASSQDHKPVFDNDEGPNTGGMGAYSPAPVVDDKIFGNVMENVLYPLVRGLKKKGIIYKGVIYAGLMITDKGVYVLEYNVRMGDPETQPLLMRLKSDIVPVMLEVASGGSIKDMSLEWENGATVCVVMASGGYPGGYKKGLPISGIEKADSIPGVKVFHAGTKKEGNVIITSGGRVLGVTALGPDIKSAIDKAYRATGLINFDGMHYRKDIGRKALIRE; this comes from the coding sequence ATGAAAGTTCTCGTTATAGGTTCGGGCGGCAGGGAGCATGCACTCTGCTGGAAAATCGCCAAAAGCCCGCTGGTCGATACGGTTTTCTGCGCACCGGGAAACGGCGGAATCGAGATTGATGCCGAATGTGTGAATATAGGTGTAAGCGATTTTGCCTCGCTCATCAAGTTCGTAAGGTCAAATGACATAGGGCTCACCGTGGTCGGACCAGAAGTTCCTCTTTCCGAAGGAATAGTTGATGTTTTTGCAGCAGAGGGGCTGAAGATTTTCGGACCGGACAGGAAGGCTGCTCAACTTGAGGGCTCAAAGGTCTTTTCCAAGGAGGCCATGAAGGAATTCTGCATTCCGACAGCCCAATTCTGCACATTTAATGACTACGATTCCGCAAAAGACTATGTGGGAAAGGCATGCTTCGATCTAGTCGTCAAGGCGGATGGTCTTGCCGCAGGCAAAGGGGTTATCGTCACATGCGACAAGGACGAGGCATTCAGGGCGCTCGACGAGGTCATGCTTGACAAGGCCTATGGCAGCGCCGGAAACTCGGTCGTTCTCGAGGAAAAGCTCATCGGAGAGGAGGCTTCCTTCATCGCGATATGCGATGGCGAGAATATCGTTCCGCTTGCATCTTCCCAGGACCACAAACCTGTCTTCGATAACGACGAGGGGCCCAACACCGGAGGCATGGGTGCGTATTCGCCTGCGCCCGTAGTTGATGATAAGATATTCGGCAATGTCATGGAAAATGTACTTTACCCTCTTGTAAGAGGGCTCAAGAAAAAAGGCATCATATATAAAGGCGTCATTTATGCAGGCCTTATGATAACGGATAAAGGAGTGTATGTCCTGGAATATAACGTCAGGATGGGAGACCCGGAGACACAGCCGCTTTTGATGAGACTTAAGAGCGACATCGTGCCGGTCATGCTTGAAGTGGCCTCAGGCGGCAGCATCAAGGACATGTCACTGGAGTGGGAAAACGGCGCAACCGTCTGCGTGGTGATGGCGTCGGGCGGCTATCCCGGCGGCTATAAAAAGGGCCTACCCATATCAGGCATCGAGAAAGCCGACTCCATTCCGGGCGTTAAGGTTTTCCATGCAGGCACGAAAAAAGAAGGCAATGTAATAATTACATCCGGCGGCCGAGTGCTTGGTGTGACGGCACTTGGGCCGGACATCAAATCAGCCATAGACAAGGCGTACAGGGCAACAGGCCTTATCAATTTCGATGGTATGCATTACAGGAAGGACATCGGGAGAAAGGCGCTTATTAGAGAATAG
- the purH gene encoding bifunctional phosphoribosylaminoimidazolecarboxamide formyltransferase/IMP cyclohydrolase produces MPKIERVLISVTDKAGIAAFAKDLASFGVEIISTGGTAKMLRESGLTVIDISDFTGFPEMMDGRLKTLHPKVHGGMLALRNNPGHVASMKEHGIKPIDMLVVNLYRFEDTVAKGAGLHEAIENIDIGGPAMLRAASKNYEFVSVVTDPADYASIIEEMTASGGAVSPKTNFNLARKAFSLTARYDAAISNHLQGIDVEEGQFPLTYTVQFNRRQIMRYGENPHQKAAFYAETKIDQPSIATAEQLWGKELSYNNIMDSDAALDMIMDFDKPACVILKHSNPCGAAQSDSSLAEAYRNAFAVDKVSAFGGIVGLNRIVDAETARAIGEVFTEVVVAPGYTEEALKILEEKKNIRLLNVPEILAGPSAKKQMISTRRVVGGLLLQDRDMGTIDLKNAKVVTKRAPTAEELEALQFAWRIVKFVKSNAVVYASKNQLIGVGAGQMSRVDSSRLAILKAGNSGLSLKGSVVASDAFFPFRDGIDEAAGAGATAAVQPGGSVRDEEVIEAANEHNMAMVFTGMRHFRH; encoded by the coding sequence ATGCCAAAAATCGAGAGAGTACTGATCAGTGTTACAGACAAGGCCGGAATCGCCGCTTTTGCAAAAGACCTTGCTTCCTTCGGCGTGGAAATAATATCAACCGGCGGAACCGCTAAAATGCTCAGGGAGAGCGGGCTCACAGTGATCGACATATCGGACTTTACCGGTTTTCCCGAGATGATGGACGGCAGGCTGAAGACCCTGCATCCCAAGGTTCATGGCGGAATGCTGGCGCTCAGAAACAACCCGGGTCATGTAGCGTCTATGAAGGAACACGGTATAAAACCGATCGACATGCTTGTTGTAAACCTCTACCGCTTTGAAGATACCGTGGCAAAAGGCGCCGGATTGCACGAGGCCATAGAGAATATAGACATCGGCGGACCGGCTATGCTTCGCGCCGCATCCAAAAACTACGAATTCGTTAGCGTTGTCACGGACCCGGCTGACTATGCATCCATCATTGAAGAGATGACCGCTTCAGGCGGAGCAGTCAGTCCAAAAACCAACTTCAACCTTGCCAGAAAGGCATTCTCCCTGACTGCCCGCTATGACGCAGCCATTTCGAATCATCTACAGGGCATTGACGTGGAAGAAGGCCAGTTCCCTCTTACATATACCGTGCAGTTCAACCGCAGGCAGATCATGAGATACGGAGAGAACCCGCATCAGAAGGCCGCTTTCTATGCCGAGACAAAAATCGACCAGCCTTCCATTGCCACAGCGGAACAGCTCTGGGGCAAGGAACTCTCATATAACAACATCATGGACTCCGATGCCGCACTCGATATGATTATGGACTTTGACAAACCGGCATGCGTCATCCTGAAGCATTCCAACCCGTGCGGGGCCGCTCAGTCGGATTCTTCACTTGCAGAAGCCTACAGAAATGCATTCGCAGTCGATAAGGTCAGTGCATTCGGGGGCATAGTAGGGCTCAACAGGATTGTCGATGCCGAAACTGCCAGGGCGATCGGTGAGGTGTTTACCGAGGTCGTCGTTGCACCCGGTTATACCGAGGAAGCCTTGAAGATTCTGGAAGAAAAGAAAAATATCAGACTCCTGAACGTTCCCGAAATACTTGCAGGACCAAGTGCCAAAAAGCAGATGATATCAACTCGAAGGGTTGTAGGCGGACTTCTTCTGCAGGACAGGGATATGGGAACCATTGACCTCAAGAATGCCAAAGTCGTCACAAAAAGGGCCCCGACCGCGGAAGAGCTTGAGGCGTTGCAGTTCGCATGGCGCATAGTCAAGTTCGTCAAGTCGAACGCCGTAGTCTATGCCTCAAAGAATCAGCTCATAGGCGTCGGCGCAGGGCAGATGAGCCGGGTCGATTCCTCAAGGCTTGCGATCCTGAAAGCAGGAAACTCGGGGCTGTCGCTCAAAGGCTCTGTAGTTGCATCGGATGCGTTCTTCCCGTTCAGAGACGGCATAGACGAGGCTGCAGGCGCGGGTGCAACGGCTGCTGTTCAGCCCGGCGGCTCGGTAAGGGACGAGGAAGTGATCGAGGCTGCCAATGAGCACAACATGGCGATGGTATTTACAGGCATGCGGCACTTCCGCCATTAA
- a CDS encoding CoA pyrophosphatase has product MDELSSREKLAYLISSRLGSRTRKKIFVEKLKPAAVLIPVSFIEERPQIILTKRSMNVQHHKGEISFPGGHAESDDASPVETALREAEEEIGIRSGDVDILGLLDDYITISGFHITPAVGIVPWPYELKINSESETLLFLPLADVLSDDAWMMEKASIKGHEFELFCLETEDGVIWGATAKMLRQFAEVLLEREPATKPVTETARKWILSVIASQEAYR; this is encoded by the coding sequence ATGGATGAATTGTCAAGCAGAGAGAAACTGGCATATCTGATAAGTTCAAGACTGGGTAGCAGGACGAGAAAAAAGATTTTCGTGGAAAAATTGAAACCTGCCGCCGTACTTATACCGGTCTCTTTTATTGAAGAAAGACCTCAGATCATCCTTACAAAACGTTCAATGAATGTTCAACACCACAAGGGGGAGATTTCCTTTCCCGGAGGGCATGCCGAGTCCGATGACGCATCACCGGTTGAGACCGCCCTGAGAGAGGCTGAAGAAGAAATAGGCATCAGGTCCGGTGATGTTGATATACTGGGACTGCTTGATGATTATATCACCATATCCGGTTTTCATATCACCCCTGCTGTGGGAATTGTCCCCTGGCCGTATGAGCTTAAAATAAACAGCGAATCCGAGACGCTTCTTTTCCTGCCGCTGGCCGATGTGCTTTCAGATGATGCATGGATGATGGAGAAGGCCTCGATCAAAGGTCATGAGTTCGAACTTTTCTGTCTGGAAACAGAGGATGGAGTGATCTGGGGAGCGACCGCAAAAATGCTGCGCCAGTTTGCCGAAGTCCTGCTGGAAAGGGAGCCTGCAACAAAACCAGTAACAGAAACAGCAAGAAAATGGATACTTTCTGTTATTGCTTCTCAGGAAGCATACAGATAG
- a CDS encoding phosphoribosylaminoimidazolesuccinocarboxamide synthase, whose translation MSALSNYEISGGRKISSGKVREIFDVDDDHLMMVTTDRLSAFDVVMPDPIPDKGAVLNRISLWWFDKMKSVMKNHVVSSDINEYPAPFKGDIRLKDRSMLVIKARPLTIECIVRGYISGSGWKEYKEKGSISGIKLPAALKESDKLSEPIFTPSTKAEMGQHDENVSEEVAKNLVGTEIFNKVKEAALKIYKTAADEALKKGIIIADTKFEFGIRNGEVILIDEVLTPDSSRFWPLDKYAPGKAQPSYDKQFVRDYLETLDWGKKAPGPKLPEEIISKTREKYIEAYERLTGLKFSS comes from the coding sequence ATGTCAGCCTTATCAAATTACGAGATATCTGGTGGCAGGAAAATATCCAGCGGCAAGGTCAGAGAAATCTTCGATGTGGACGATGATCACCTCATGATGGTTACCACGGACAGGCTCTCGGCATTCGACGTGGTTATGCCTGATCCGATTCCAGACAAGGGGGCAGTTCTCAACCGCATCTCGCTCTGGTGGTTTGACAAAATGAAGTCCGTCATGAAAAACCATGTGGTCAGTTCCGACATAAACGAATACCCCGCGCCATTCAAAGGAGACATCAGACTGAAGGACCGCTCGATGCTGGTCATAAAGGCCAGACCGCTGACAATCGAATGCATAGTCAGGGGCTACATCTCAGGCTCAGGGTGGAAAGAGTACAAAGAAAAAGGCTCCATTTCAGGAATAAAGCTTCCTGCGGCATTGAAGGAATCTGACAAGCTGTCCGAACCGATCTTTACTCCCTCAACAAAAGCTGAAATGGGCCAGCATGACGAGAATGTCTCCGAGGAAGTTGCAAAGAATCTTGTCGGTACTGAAATCTTCAACAAGGTAAAAGAGGCCGCACTGAAGATCTACAAAACAGCGGCTGATGAGGCCTTGAAAAAAGGCATCATCATCGCCGACACAAAGTTTGAATTCGGGATAAGAAACGGCGAGGTAATACTGATCGACGAGGTGCTTACCCCGGACTCCTCGCGCTTCTGGCCGCTTGACAAATACGCTCCGGGAAAAGCCCAGCCGAGCTATGACAAACAGTTTGTCCGCGATTACCTTGAAACGCTTGACTGGGGGAAAAAGGCTCCCGGTCCGAAACTTCCTGAAGAGATCATCTCGAAAACTCGTGAAAAATATATCGAGGCATACGAGAGGCTTACCGGACTGAAATTCTCATCCTGA
- the thrC gene encoding threonine synthase, whose product MAEENMPEMCGSLAYKCIGCGSNYDIYDFIYTCPECSSLLIIENTEFDNLKKTSPGRWRDIFDARRATNTHSLSGIFRFHELILPILPVEDIIYLGEGNTPIVKANPELSEWVGAPFIVKNDGFNPSASFKDRGMASAISYLNHVIRVRDLDNVLGICASTGDTSAAAALYLSYLPKDKVKTVVLLPKGKVTSQQLSQPLGSGATVIELPGVFDDCMRVVERLAQDYKVFLLNSKNPVRILGQKSYAFEVAQQMRWQTGNLAVVVPIGNAGNVTAVMEGFLDLLNLGIIDELPVILGVQSHHADPVVKWRESGEFHPMKVSLSVAQAAMIGDPVSFPKVKRLVESYYSHKFMTITVTETEIMEGMLKSNRHGHVVCTQGGESVAGLKKALGAGMLEKDMNFVVDSTSHQLKFSGFQQMYFDDSFAPEYGVVVNDEYRNTPVGLELDPIKVAEYLGLQKKG is encoded by the coding sequence ATGGCTGAAGAAAACATGCCAGAGATGTGCGGTTCCCTTGCCTATAAATGCATAGGTTGCGGAAGCAATTATGACATATATGATTTCATTTACACCTGCCCCGAATGCAGTTCCCTTCTGATAATCGAAAACACCGAATTTGATAACCTGAAAAAAACATCGCCCGGCAGATGGCGCGATATATTCGATGCCAGAAGGGCCACAAACACTCACAGCCTTTCCGGTATATTCCGATTCCATGAGCTTATACTGCCCATACTTCCGGTGGAAGATATCATCTATCTGGGAGAAGGAAACACACCCATTGTAAAGGCTAATCCTGAACTCTCAGAATGGGTCGGCGCCCCGTTTATTGTGAAGAATGACGGATTCAACCCTTCTGCAAGCTTCAAGGACCGCGGTATGGCATCAGCCATAAGCTATCTGAACCATGTAATAAGGGTAAGAGATCTGGATAATGTTCTCGGCATATGTGCTTCAACAGGTGATACATCGGCAGCTGCGGCACTGTACCTGAGCTACCTGCCGAAGGACAAGGTGAAGACCGTAGTGCTCCTTCCTAAAGGAAAAGTGACAAGCCAGCAGCTTTCCCAGCCTCTGGGCTCGGGTGCGACGGTCATTGAGCTTCCGGGTGTGTTTGACGACTGCATGCGTGTTGTCGAAAGGCTTGCCCAGGATTACAAGGTGTTTCTGCTGAACTCGAAAAATCCGGTTCGGATACTGGGGCAGAAATCATACGCATTTGAAGTGGCGCAGCAGATGAGATGGCAGACTGGCAATCTGGCCGTGGTTGTGCCCATAGGAAACGCAGGCAATGTAACTGCAGTCATGGAAGGGTTCCTTGATCTCCTTAACCTGGGCATCATTGATGAGCTTCCTGTAATTCTCGGTGTGCAGAGCCATCATGCGGATCCTGTCGTCAAATGGCGTGAAAGCGGTGAGTTCCATCCCATGAAGGTGTCTCTGTCTGTAGCTCAGGCGGCCATGATCGGCGATCCCGTGAGCTTTCCGAAGGTCAAGAGGCTTGTTGAAAGCTATTACAGCCATAAATTCATGACAATTACCGTGACAGAGACGGAAATTATGGAAGGCATGCTGAAATCCAACAGGCATGGACATGTCGTATGCACCCAGGGCGGCGAATCTGTAGCCGGACTCAAAAAGGCGCTTGGGGCAGGCATGCTCGAGAAGGATATGAATTTCGTGGTAGATTCGACCTCTCACCAGCTCAAGTTCTCGGGTTTCCAGCAGATGTATTTCGATGACAGCTTTGCCCCTGAATACGGGGTTGTTGTAAACGACGAATACAGGAATACACCTGTCGGACTGGAACTTGATCCCATAAAAGTTGCAGAGTATCTTGGCCTCCAGAAAAAGGGCTAG
- the metK gene encoding methionine adenosyltransferase, protein MVKNFMFSSESVTEGHPDKVSDHISDAVLDEILAHDTAARVACETLVTTGLVVVAGEITTKHNFDVQRVARQTIKEIGYTDSGMGFSWDTCGVMVTLDKQSPDIAQGVNEGEGLFAEQGAGDQGMMFGFACDETPTLMPAPIFYAQGLSKRLSDARKQGILEFLRPDGKTQVTVEYKDGVPKRIDGIVIAAQHNEDISYDKLKEGIIEEVIKKIVPNELIDDNTKYYINATGRFVLGGPHADCGLTGRKIIVDTYGGFAPHGGGAFSGKDPSKVDRSAAYMSRYIAKNIVAAGLAKKCTVQLAYVIGVADPVSVMIDTWGTSTVPEEKLSSMVREIFPLKPRRIIEALDLLRPIYKKTAGYGHFGRNEPEFTWEKTDKVEALKNLA, encoded by the coding sequence ATGGTAAAGAACTTTATGTTTTCATCAGAATCAGTGACGGAAGGCCATCCCGATAAGGTTTCCGATCATATTTCGGATGCGGTTCTTGACGAGATACTGGCCCATGACACTGCAGCGCGTGTTGCCTGTGAAACTCTTGTAACTACAGGTCTTGTTGTCGTTGCGGGAGAAATAACGACTAAACATAATTTCGATGTCCAGCGTGTAGCCAGACAGACAATAAAAGAGATCGGCTATACGGACAGCGGTATGGGGTTTTCATGGGATACCTGCGGTGTAATGGTTACCCTGGACAAGCAGTCGCCCGATATCGCACAGGGAGTGAACGAGGGTGAAGGCCTTTTTGCGGAGCAGGGTGCGGGAGACCAGGGTATGATGTTCGGTTTTGCCTGCGATGAAACCCCGACACTTATGCCGGCACCCATATTTTATGCACAGGGGCTTTCTAAGAGACTTTCCGATGCCAGGAAACAGGGCATCCTAGAATTTCTGAGGCCGGACGGCAAAACTCAGGTCACGGTAGAATATAAGGATGGGGTTCCAAAACGGATTGATGGTATTGTCATTGCGGCACAGCATAATGAAGACATCAGCTATGACAAGCTGAAAGAAGGCATCATCGAAGAGGTGATTAAAAAGATAGTCCCGAATGAGCTGATAGATGACAATACCAAGTATTATATAAATGCAACAGGCAGGTTTGTCCTTGGCGGTCCGCATGCCGACTGCGGTTTGACGGGCAGGAAGATCATAGTTGATACCTATGGCGGGTTCGCACCTCATGGCGGCGGTGCTTTTTCCGGAAAGGACCCTTCCAAGGTCGACCGCAGCGCAGCATACATGTCGCGCTATATTGCCAAGAACATTGTAGCTGCGGGTCTTGCTAAGAAATGTACGGTGCAGCTGGCCTATGTAATCGGTGTGGCCGATCCCGTATCCGTCATGATTGACACATGGGGCACTTCTACTGTTCCCGAAGAAAAGCTCTCGTCAATGGTGAGAGAAATATTCCCGCTTAAACCAAGGCGTATAATCGAGGCGCTTGATCTGCTCAGACCGATATACAAGAAGACGGCAGGTTACGGCCACTTCGGCAGGAATGAGCCTGAATTCACATGGGAAAAGACCGACAAGGTCGAAGCCCTAAAAAATCTGGCCTGA
- the ahcY gene encoding adenosylhomocysteinase — protein MARKTNTRILDYSELKCKIADIELAEFGRKEIEISEHEMPGLMALRKKYAKKKPLKGARITGSLHMTIQTAILIETLKDLGADVRWASCNIFSTQDHAAAGIAACGTPVFAWKGETLEEYWECTLQALSFPEGKGPNLIVDDGGDATLMVHRGYYAEKNPKILDEPTENKELQIINAILKRQLKKDKTFWHRMVKDIRGVSEETTTGVHRLYQMKERGELLFPAINVNDSVTKSKFDNLYGCRESLADGIKRATDVMIAGKVVCVCGYGDVGKGCAKSMRGFGARVLVTEVDPICALQAAMEGFEVTTVEDALKEANVFVTATGNCEVITLEHMEKMLDQSIVCNIGHFDNEIQVDRLNTKKGVKRVNIKPQVDKYIFPDGHSIYLLAEGRLVNLGCATGHPSFVMSNSFTNQTLAQIELWSNKHKIDVITLPKALDEEVARLHLGKLGVKLTKLTKKQADYIGVRPEGPFKPDHYRY, from the coding sequence ATGGCCCGCAAAACCAACACAAGGATTCTGGATTATTCAGAACTCAAATGCAAGATTGCCGATATTGAGCTTGCCGAATTCGGAAGGAAGGAAATTGAGATTTCCGAACATGAAATGCCGGGACTGATGGCCCTCAGAAAAAAGTACGCTAAGAAAAAGCCGCTTAAAGGGGCGCGGATTACCGGCAGCCTTCATATGACTATCCAGACGGCAATCCTTATTGAAACGCTGAAAGATCTGGGTGCAGATGTGCGCTGGGCCTCATGTAACATATTTTCAACTCAGGATCATGCGGCTGCGGGTATTGCTGCTTGTGGCACTCCCGTCTTTGCATGGAAAGGCGAGACGCTTGAGGAATACTGGGAGTGCACGCTTCAAGCACTCAGCTTTCCCGAAGGAAAAGGACCCAATCTGATTGTTGACGACGGCGGCGATGCAACGCTTATGGTCCACAGGGGTTATTATGCCGAGAAAAATCCGAAAATTCTTGACGAACCGACTGAGAATAAAGAGCTTCAAATAATAAATGCCATCCTCAAGCGCCAGTTGAAGAAAGATAAAACATTCTGGCACAGGATGGTCAAGGATATCAGGGGTGTCTCGGAGGAAACGACAACAGGGGTACACAGGCTCTATCAGATGAAGGAAAGGGGAGAGCTTCTGTTCCCTGCCATTAACGTCAATGATTCGGTTACGAAATCCAAATTCGATAATCTCTACGGCTGCAGGGAATCGCTTGCGGATGGAATCAAACGTGCAACCGATGTCATGATTGCAGGAAAGGTCGTGTGTGTTTGCGGATACGGCGATGTAGGCAAAGGCTGTGCAAAATCCATGCGCGGTTTCGGCGCCAGAGTGCTTGTTACTGAGGTTGATCCTATATGCGCGCTTCAGGCGGCTATGGAAGGATTCGAGGTGACAACTGTTGAAGACGCGCTGAAAGAGGCCAATGTCTTTGTAACGGCAACCGGCAACTGCGAAGTGATTACGCTCGAGCATATGGAAAAAATGCTGGATCAGTCTATTGTCTGCAACATCGGACATTTCGACAATGAAATACAGGTGGACAGGCTGAACACAAAGAAAGGCGTTAAAAGGGTGAACATAAAACCGCAGGTGGATAAATACATATTCCCTGACGGGCACAGCATCTACCTTCTCGCAGAAGGAAGGCTGGTAAACCTGGGATGCGCCACGGGTCATCCCTCCTTTGTCATGTCGAACTCGTTTACGAACCAGACGCTTGCCCAGATCGAACTATGGTCGAATAAACATAAGATTGATGTCATCACGCTGCCGAAAGCTCTTGATGAAGAGGTTGCAAGGCTTCACCTGGGCAAGCTCGGTGTGAAGCTTACAAAATTAACCAAGAAGCAGGCGGATTATATCGGGGTCAGACCAGAGGGCCCGTTCAAGCCGGATCATTACAGGTATTAA